In Cognatishimia sp. WU-CL00825, one genomic interval encodes:
- the cobD gene encoding threonine-phosphate decarboxylase CobD, with protein sequence MSNARDHGGGLDAAILTYGGSRETWLDLSTGINPQPYPLPEFTANDWGALPDSQAQADLTAAARSFWNVPASAAILAAPGASSLIARLPNILPGHHVDIPKPTYNEHAAAYHAHGWAERQTNADLRVLVHPNNPTGQFWSTSDLATTFNVVDESFCDIAPEASMIAQTAQPNCLILKSFGKFWGLAGLRLGFVIGNPELLAKLQDSIGPWAVSGPALRTATAALGDHDWAAKTRARLAQDSQHLDALMTQQGAKVAGGCDLFRLYQVDNAQTWQARLAKHHVWSRIFPYSDTYLRLGLPAHDRWDHLTKALNG encoded by the coding sequence TCTCTCGACAGGGATCAATCCACAGCCCTATCCGCTGCCAGAGTTCACCGCCAACGATTGGGGCGCTTTGCCTGACAGTCAGGCGCAAGCGGACCTGACGGCCGCAGCACGATCGTTTTGGAACGTGCCCGCATCTGCCGCCATCCTGGCAGCCCCCGGGGCCTCAAGCTTGATCGCCCGTCTGCCCAATATCTTGCCAGGCCATCACGTCGACATTCCAAAGCCCACCTACAACGAACACGCCGCTGCCTATCACGCGCATGGCTGGGCAGAACGCCAGACCAACGCCGATCTGCGCGTGCTGGTGCATCCCAACAATCCCACGGGGCAGTTCTGGTCGACCTCTGATCTTGCAACCACATTCAACGTCGTGGACGAAAGCTTTTGTGACATTGCACCCGAGGCCTCGATGATCGCCCAAACCGCGCAACCAAACTGCCTGATCCTGAAAAGTTTCGGCAAATTCTGGGGCCTTGCGGGGCTGCGGCTAGGCTTTGTCATCGGCAACCCAGAACTGCTGGCCAAACTGCAAGACAGCATCGGCCCTTGGGCGGTGTCTGGCCCCGCCCTGCGCACAGCCACCGCGGCACTTGGGGATCACGACTGGGCCGCGAAAACCCGCGCCCGGCTGGCCCAAGACAGCCAACATCTTGATGCGTTGATGACCCAACAGGGGGCCAAAGTGGCCGGGGGGTGCGACCTCTTTCGGCTTTATCAGGTCGACAACGCACAGACTTGGCAGGCCCGTCTGGCAAAACACCATGTCTGGAGCCGGATCTTCCCCTATTCAGACACCTATCTGCGTCTCGGCCTCCCGGCCCATGATCGTTGGGATCACCTGACCAAAGCCCTGAACGGATAA